The nucleotide window tatatatatatatatatatatatatatatatatatatatatatatatatgtatagggtcgcgttcaggtgcaaACGACAGTtctatgcgaaccgtgagaaccaaaaaatgtgttatctTTTTAAAACAAAGGTGCTACTTTTACACAAAAACtgtattacttttgtttttaaaaaaatctggtactttttaccaacaaacagtaactgtcagaaaaaaaatataaatccaaagtaacacgtttctCTGGTAAAAGTAACAtctttttatggttctcacagttctcatataaggatggttttcacttgaGCTTCTCcctatatgtgtatatatatatatatatatatatatatatatatatatatatatatatatatatatatatatatatatatatatatatatgtatatataaatatatgtgtgtgtatatatatatatatatatatatatatatatatatatatatatatatatatatatgtatacatatatatatatatatatatatatatatatatatatatatatatatatatatgtatatatatatatatgtatacatatatatatatgtatatatatatatatatatatatatatatatatatatatatatatatatatatatatatttatatatatatatatatatatatatatatatatatatatatatatatatgtatacatatatatgtatatatatatatatatatatatatatatatatatatataaatatatatatatatatatatatatgtatatatatattaatatatatatatatatatatatatatgtatttatataaatacatatatatatatatatatatatatatatatatatatatatatatatgtgtgtgtgtgtgtgtgtgtgtgtgtgtgtgtgtgtatatatatatatatatatatatatatatatatatatatatatatatatatatatatatatatatatatatgtatacatatatatgtatgtatgtatatatatatgtatatgtatatatatatatatatatatatatatatatatatatatatatatatatatatgtatatatatatatatatgtatatatatatatatatgtatatatatatatatatatgtatatatatatatatatgtatatatatatatatgtatatatatatatatatatatacatatatatatatatatatatatatatatatatatatatatatatatatatatatgtatatatatgtatatatatgtatatatatacatatatatatatatatatatatatatatatatatatatatttgtatatatatatatatatatatatatatatatatatatatatatatatatatatatatatatatatatatgtatatatatgtatatatatgtatatatatacatatatatatatatatatatatatatatatatatatatatatatatatatatatttgtatatatatatatatatatatatatatatatatatatatatgtatatatatatatatatatatatatatatatatatatgtatatatatatatatatatatgtatatatatatatatatatatatatatatatatatatatatatatatatatatatatatatatctatatatatatatatctatatatatatatatatatatatatatatatatgtatgtatatatatatgtatatgtatgtatatatatgtatatgtatgtatatatatgtatatgtatgtatatatatgtatatatatatatatatatatatatatatatatatatatatatatatatatatatatatatgtatgtatatatatgtatatgtatgtatatatatatatatgtatgtatatatatatatatatatatatatatatatatatatatatatgtatatatatatatatatatatatatatatatatatatatatatatatatatatatatatagatgtatatatatatatatatatatatatgtatatatatatatatatgtatatatatatatatatatatatgtatatatatatatatatatatatatatatgtatatatatatatatatatatatatatatatatatatatatatatatatatatatatatatatgtatatatatatatatatatgtatatatatatatatatatgtatatatatatatgtatatatatatatatatatatatatatatatatatatatatatatatatatatatattatatatatatatatatatgtatatatatgtatatatatatatatatatgtatatatatgtatatatatatatatgtatatatatatatatgtatatatatatatatatatatgtatatatatatatatatgtatatatatatatatatgtatatatatatatatatgtatatatatatatatatatgtatatatatatatatgtatatatatatatatatatgtatatatatatatatatgtatatatatatatatatatatatgtatatatatatatatatatgtatatatatatatatatatatgtatatatatatatatatgtatatatatatatatgtatatatatatatatgtatatatatatatatatgtatatatatatatatatatatatatatatatatatatatatatatatatatatatatatatatatatatatatatatatgtatagggtcgcgttcaggtgcaaACGACAGTtctatgcgaaccgtgagaaccaaaaaatgtgttatctTTTTAAAACAAAGGTGCTACTTTTACACAAAAACtgtattacttttgtttttaaaaaaatctggtactttttaccaacaaacagtaactgtcagaaaaaaaatataaatccaaagtaacacgtttctCTGGTAAAAGTAACAtctttttatggttctcacagttctcatataaggatggttttcacttgaGCTTCTCcctatatgtgtatatatatatatatatatatatatatatatatatatatatatatatatatatatatatgtatatataaatatatgtgtgtgtatatatatatatatatatatatatatatatatatatatatatgtatacatatatatatatatatatatatatatatatatatatatgtatatatatatatatgtatacatatatatatatgtatatatatatatatatatatatatatatatatatatatatatatatatatatatatatatatatatatatatatatatatatatatatatatatatatatatatatatatatatatatatatatatatatatatatatatatatatatatatatatatatatatatatatatatatatatatatatatatatatatatatatatatatatatatatatatatatatatatatatatatataggcaaaattattaaaaactacctagtatatatcccattttgtaaaaaactaccttacataaaaatttttgcaaaaggcaaccttatataatacaattttttgcaaaacactaccttataacggattgtggcctttgaccgctatcATTAACCGTTGACCGGTATGTGACACGTACGTGatactttaatttatttagttcttcttcatttcagttcAGAGCATTCGAAAATTCATTCTTTCTTCCTCCCATTTGCAGCGACAAACCCTaactattttttctttcacGTTTCTTTCTTTTACCATGCATTCCAATTTCTAATTCATTCAAAGATCATcatttttttccaattaattagTTATGCCTTCTTGTTCTTCAAGCGAAAATTCGATACCTGAAAAttgtgggtgtggagttccctttgcaaggagggtttcatggaccaaggaaaatcctggAAGAAGGTTCAagacttgcgttttttatgatcctgatacaaattggaggggatgcaaaaagtttaaatgggttgatgaacctgaaatgactgtttggcaaagagaagtcaCTAGCAAACTTGTGGAGGAGAAGCGACAATTAGCAACCGAAATCAAGAGTTTGACATCAAGTATTTGTcgcttggaacatgaaaaggaacaagcactttcagaaattaaaaggattaagaagaaatggatgaatgagaggaagcatggaaatcagattacaagctttgtattagggtttttcttttgttttttgttggtgtttCTTGTATTACTCAAGGCTAGTAATTGAAGTGTAAGAGcaatttaagaataattgtaacactgatttggatattgtaacatgatcatgatgaatgaattaagttttattttttccatttaatttcTTTGCAGGTATTGTAAATACACTTGTATGTCTGCTGTGTTTGCTGTTTTGTGTTTATGACCTTTTGTTTGCTGTGTTGTGTTGTGTTTATGAGCTGTGTTTGATGTGTTGTCTTTGCTGTGTATGTtgtgtttgctgtgtttgcCTGGGATTAACACAGACATCAATGTACATACACAGCATTGATATGATACACACTGGTTCAAGGATCAACACAGATCCATTTGCttacatacatatacacactGATGAACTTACTCATTCAGAACACATTTGTTTTTCAACACACATTCAGAACTTACTCAAATCAGTATTGTTGTACTGACTCATGTTATGTATGCTGTGTTTGCCCAAAGCTTAGAACACAACATACACTAAATTTGCTGCACTTAATTCAACACAGTAACTAAATTTGCTGCACTTAATTCAACACATTACATTCTCAGTGCATACACTAATTTGCTAAAATACAGTTCAACAAGTACATTCTTAGTTCATACACATTACATTCTCAGTTCATACACTTAGACTAATTCAACACATTACATTCAACACATTACAGGTCTATATTTGACTATTTTGATCCATTACACATGAAGTAGATGCAGCattttgtgtttgttgttgACTCATGGAGCTAAGAACATCATTTGTTGTAGATTGTTGAGTAGAAGAAGAtcccattttaggccttccaccctTTGACTTGATCTTTGTTGGTGGTGGTTTCGGTGGATTCTTGCAGCCTTTTTTGTAGTGACCTAGGTCAccacaattaccacatctccgtTGCTTGAATTCTTTAACAGCACACACAACCTTCTTACCTCCTTTACCTTCATCagcttccttctttcttttcctcttgtTAGGCCTTCCAGACATCTTTCGATATGGTGGAGGAAGTGGTTTGGCTATAGTGGTCGTGGGCCACATTTTGTGTCCTGGCATACCATAAAACTTTGGACTATACGTCTTTCGATACGTTTCTACAAGATACGCCTCATGGACGAAGTCGTTGGCATCTAATTTTCTAAGAACAATACAAGCCAAGGCATGTTTACAAGGAATCCCTATAAGGTCCCAACTTCCACAATGGCAAGTCCTATTGGCCAAGTTTACAACGTAAGAGTCGTCATTatcatccacctcaaactcacacacatccactgggattacccttaaaccatatatttcctttgcatttttttcaatcattttggtgATAGCTGGCATCAACACAACTTCAAAGTTACTCAACCCTTCCCTTTTGGCTGCGCCTCTTTGCATCACATATCTCCTAATCCACTCCATTAGAGAAATTATAGGCTTCCCCCTTGCTTCTACTAACACATTATTGAATGCCtcacaattattatttaacaacATCCCAGACTTACTCCTATTACAAAAAGCATGCCTAGACCAGTGTTTTGTAGGAATAGCAGATAGATATTCATATGCTTCAACAGAAATATCCTTTATTTCATTCATTCTCTATCAAAATGAAACTGTAAACATAAATTATTACTAATTAGTTTGACATTATCTcataaatttaattgtatacTTGATTCCATACCTTGTTGTAAGCTCTTGCTGCTCTCCAAAAGTGTTGCTTGAACAACTCTCCAAGGAACTTGATCTTGAAGTTCGCCCATATATGCCTACAGCAGAACCTAATTTCAGCTCCAGGAATAACTGAGTTCAAAGCTTCAACCAAACCCTACATTTTTCACAAATTAATATTAGAGTTATAGCATTCGTTACATTAAAAAAAGATATGTGTTAACAAGTAATTATcttttgcctatcgctcatGAAGGTGAAAGCTTCACCTTCTGCTTGAACCCAACTACTCGATGCAGTAACCGACCTAAGGTCTTCTACGAGGAGATTTAGAAACCAAGTCCAAGTTTCTACATTTTCTGTTTCAACCACAGCCCATGCAACGGGAAAGATGTTATTGTTCCCATCTTTACCTACAGCAGTCAATAAAACCCCAGGGAATTGTCCCTTCAAATATGCCCTATCAACACCTATAATAGGCCTACAGCCAGCAACAAAACCCTCTTTACATGCTGGCAAgcatatatacatcctttggAACAAAGGTGGGGGTGTGTCCATTCCAATGCATTTAACGATTGCAGTGCTTCCTGGATTAAACCTCCTTATTGCTTCTGCATAATCCCACACCCTgctatactcttcactagcatcaccatatatcattttcattgcAATTCTTTTAGCTATATAACACTTAGAATACTCACTTCACAACCTAAATCTCTATTTACCCGTTTCTTAAATGCCTTTAATTCCCAAGTTGGATTTTCCCTCCAATCatctatgtatttctcagctaaatacaaagtagtgactttgttattttggtgttggtgaccacaagtgtgcttgggaaaataactccttatttgaagtgtctcctcatctttcaacttcacagcatgaaccttaaaataacacttcttctccttcccacaaacacagttcACAATTCTTGCTCTCGATTTGATACAATCGCATCTATTATAGCAATACACACTGATCCTACTTCTAGCATTatgcaggtaataataattgtaaccacattcaatagcatggtaccttaGTGCTTTTCTAAACACATATGTCGAAGGAAACTTAAAGCCTAAGGATAAATTGATCTTACCCTTGAAATCAACCTCAGgattgaatgtaggatagctacatataccttcctcatcatcattcaatgcaCCCAAATCATAATCATCAGACTGCGGTTCATCATCATTACAGTATAAGTCTCTTGTTTTCTtcatcaacctccttatctactatcaatctaatttcatcatcacctataaacacatcatcaagaccataaactacattttctgcaaacaaatcaaaatcatcctcatattcatcttcatcaCCACAactataatcatcatcactactaTCCTCAACCTCATCAGCATCAGCATCTACATTTGCTCTTTCCAACTCATCCACAACCTTATGTGCCACATCAGAACTTTCAATCACCACCTCATCTACCCTTACATTACCCACCTCAGTTGGCAACTCAGACTGCTTCTTTTTCAAATCACTGGCTTTTTTAcggattttcaatttcttcatcttattgatttagctaattttaagaaccctaataCATTATTCAgatacaacaacaatcaatttacaaattacaagatatgaaacaacaaattcaatagaaaaaacgcagcaaaaggaagcaaatttgtaaaaccaaataaattttaaattatacctAAAATACAACAATGAAGTACATAACCATAATTAAGTAGTAGTACATACCGGATTTTCTTAGAAATTTCAATGAGATGAAGTTACGAGATGGATGGGAGCGAAATGAGAAGTTACAGCAATGGAGTTGTCGCTGCAAATGGGAGGAAAAAAGAATGGATTTTCGAATGCTCTgaactgaaatgaagaagaattaaataaattaaagtatTACGTGCGTGTCACATGCGAGTCAATGGTTAAAGATAACGATCAAAGGCCacaatccgttataaggtagtgttttgcaaacaattgtattatataaggtagctttttgcaaaaatttttatgtaaggtagttttttacaaaatagggtatatactaggtagtttttaataattttgccatatatatatatatatatatatatatatatatatatatatatatatatatatatatatatatatatatatatgtatatatatatatatgtatatatatatatatatatatatatatatatatatatatatatatatatatatatatatatatatatatatatatatatatatatatatatatatatatatatatatatatatatatatatatatatatatatatatatatatatatatatatatatacatatacatacatatatatatatatatatatatatatatatatatatatatatatatatatatatatatatatatatatatatatatatatatatatatattgagtgtaaaaaaactatatgctgcggtttccATAGAACTGTAGCATATAGGGTATTTttgtgctgcggtttaaaaccgcagcatttaaaagaAGCCCATCTGCTgttatcactaatgcttggggtcaataccgcagcatataatatgGTCAAAAAAATCGCagcatttaaggttttttccaccagtaattatttattttgttcattatgtGGGATTTGCAATAATTTTAGTATTGTTTACAACATCTCCGTAGCTAAATGCATCATATGATCTAAAGTAATTCAAGAACTTgatttttgaacatttttttgcttttgttaTATTCCAAGTTAGAGGTTTGATGTTGCAAACCAATATATAGCCCTGTAACTACAAGAACACtactttgaaaaatatttttcattaaacACTAAAGTGAAAATTTTTATCTTTATCTAACTTTATTTTAGCAAATCAATCTCAGTTATgtgatatattaattttaatttataaaattcatgGAACTACTAATTGATTGCATGTCATTCCATATACTACTATGATATACAAGGCACAATATCATGTATAGATATAGTcatataaatatagatatagGTATAGATAAAGATATagataaattcaaaatatatgtAAATTGCCCCAAACAATTACATTTATCAAATAACTAGTTGTATTTTCCTTCATCTATACAAGCATCTCAAAATCTCAACCACCATTACCAACGATAGAGGTTCAGCAACTCAGGTAGCATAAAAACAACATAGCCATTTTCTCTGCAATCAAAGAAAACAGTTAAATTAAggtaaaattaatagaaaataatgAATCTAATATTTGAAGTTCCTTACTTTTTTAAGAATATGTGCGGTCGAGCACTTTATATGTGACTAAAACTTATGCCATCTAATTGAATACTCCCTAtgaatttgatgaatatattcatgaagatataaaaaaatgagttattcttgtgagagacagttTCTAGGTGGGACAACTTCAAGTAAAGAGCTTATATTCtcatactccctcttattcaccctaatagtcccatttgacttttgcACTGTTCATTAATCACCCTTAACTTGTATTtgattattaatctataagttataacatagtcAACTGAGATCTTGTTTATTCGTTTCAAtgcaaaaatcattaaaattaacttttcacaattttttaattatgcacaattagatatattaataatataattattaaattggcAAATGTGTCTAGTGAAATGGATTATAAGGCGAATAGAAGGGAATAATATGTATCAGATGGATTATTTAACCCATGTATGAGACGCAAGCATTTCTTGATGAGACCGTTGcgtctcatacaataatttgtgaaaaaaataagtgCTAGAGAGAATCAGTTTGAGCATATTCCACTTTCCTCCATAAATACCTATGTTTGATTATCGCTGCCTCTTTCTATTTCGCCTATTTTGTACTTAAAAAAAGGTGAAGAAAGAAATTaagttttatatttatataatgtaAGTAGAATACCGTTCCTCTTTGTTGATTGTtggattttttatatttatggtTGTGTTCTTGATCTTGTTTGTGATAATTGACTTGATTAAGGTTATTATTGTTAAACCTTTGTTGAGCTCCCATGCCACCTAAAGCAATTCCATTAGTTTTCTTTTGATCTCTTGCTTTGTTAAAAATGACCGTAAAGCCTTCAGCTGATGCTGGATTGTTTACATCCCATTCTCCAAATTTAGGTAATGGTCTACGTTTTGCGTTCAtgccctgctgctcaacatattcaaattcataattattaattttttttattttttattgttagtcaatattctttaattaattaatggtgGTTGCTAATTATTATATGAAGgggtataattttttctttaaatttatcaaataaattaatatgaaaCTCTCTTCGTTCTCTTTTGTTTTATTCATATtcaacatttgaaaattttacaaTGTTTTCTCATTTGAAatcattttgtttgttttacttaCCAATAGAATTAAAGGACATTATTCCACATACATTATAATGTATTAAAATTAGCTGACATTTTAATTCTCAATGTAACAACAATATTTCATTAGGTCAACGTTTATAAGTGGTTCACACCTAGGACGAAATTTAGAAACTTAGATATATGCAACCGTACCCTTGTTTGTGATAACATTaacaaaaaacttatttttaagtGACAATTGATAACGTCACGtacaacttcatataaatatgAAGGGGTAgacaaattatttataattattatttatcttggTGTCTACCTAAagttcaaatgaaaaaaaaaatgagtgaaattatttttttctaaaaaatgaaAGTTGATGTATATAAAATGAATCAAAAGTGATATTATATGTGCGTCAAATATTCTCtttctttagttttaaattacaatgaagtaattaataaattattaaattatatacattTCTGATTTATTTGAAAATGCGAATGATATTAGCAGATTATTTGTTTTGAAGGAATGTAAATTGTAAGACTTATAGTAGATGAGACTTAAAACAAGACTTTAGGTGAGACTTAAAAAGAATATCTTATATCTTTGTttagtaaataataaaaataaaataaaagttcgatgaaaaaatattacaaaaattaatcTTTCTTTTCTCCTTTGCTTTCATTATTAATGGAAAAAACTTCAACGTTATTTTGCATTAGTCTCAAATCTCAACTCATGTCCCATCATGcatattaatataaatagtGGAAATTGACAAATGTCTAAggtttctaaaattatttaccTATTATAGaatttgattgtttttttaattaaagctAAATTAGATAGaatatttgtaaaatttattatagcaattttATATATCTAATctagaatttgatatatttaattaaatgaaaaagtgatgtattcgataaataattttaataaaatcagtatttaagttttttctttaaaaaggcacatattccataaatttttttcgttgaagttatatttttatatatctcATAAATTCGTGCATTgtacgagtttctatactagttcATTCGAAACATGTAAAAAACTTTTCAATTTCAATCTTAATTTTCATCGATAAACACAATTCTAGGTGAGAGCCACTTAATGAATTTTTCGTAATAAATGTAATTGTTGCTTATAGCATAAATAACCAAACCGAAAAAATTAGGGAAAATTTCATGTAGTAACCTtgaattttttagctttttcacGTGCTGGACAAACATTTTATTATTCGCGTTGTAACCCTAAGCTTCTAATTTTCCATTAGGTAAACAAAAGCTTGAATTTCTTGttaaatttatgttattattaccTGTTATAAAAACTATTTTCATGAAATAAACGTCGTGATCATCCTTATAagcatatttttcaaaaatttatttaaaatgagtacttaatttaacttaaAACTTATCATCTATCAAATGAAAAGGtcaaaaatttaaagttatgcaaattaaataaatatttatttatcacataaaaaaataagttacgTGAAATATCCTAAAGATTAgagatcataaaataaaatggtaAGTGGGTAAATAAATGCATGAGAAGAATAAACTTACCGACATCAAAGATCATCGCAggaaatatcaataataatagaGCAAGAGGAACAAATAATTTACAGGAAGCCTAGGAGAATTATGTAAATGTAAGGGCaattaaatgaaaatcaaaatgttattttggaaaaaaaaaaaagcaaatattatGATGTAGATTGTAGaggggaggagagagaaaggttGATTCGTTGTAAATTACAGATATTAGCGCCCTAATTTACATTTGTCTAATGTTATTTATGGAGTGAAATTTATGTTTGTTTATAAcgttttatatttatttatggctCTTAATCAATGACATTGAtagaaagttaaaatataagttttttaagttaaaaagttaattttaagtaCGAATgtgtatttctattttttaaggTGATAATGATAAACTACTAacgaacaaaaaataattattaataataacactGTTTAATTATCTAGATTTAGTTAATATTAATTAACATAGATTATATGAAGATTTGCACGTATTGCACTTTTAggtaaaaatcaatattaagACTCAAGTACTTATTATCGAAGTGTAATGAATCGTCATTGATTATGGATTAAATTGACATAAATTATATGATGATTTGCACATGTTGCACTTTTAGGtaaaaatcatatttctaattcttaattgaaaattttataaaattataaaatatgggTCCTTAAAATAACGGGGCTCTGAGTGCTCTAGTAGTAGAGCCAACCTATCTTTCTAAACATATCGAAGTAGAAAATACACAAGTTCTTTCTTGATATTTTATaagcaaaatgaaagaaaaaaaagccCCTTTTATAGAAGTTAAGCTTATTTATGGTTTTGAGTGGGCGTTTGGCAAAATAAAAGAGACGGActctatatattataatttttattataagtgTTGAAGTGTTAATACttcttaaatgaaaaaaaaaaaactaacataaatgatgtgaaattttattttaccaCAAGCGCACGCGCGTATGTGTAACTGCGGGTCGAGCACAAGAAAGTTGAGATAAGTAATTCGCTAATTTCTATTAACTAAATTGCTCAAGAAGAATAaagtttaattgattttttatctAACAACTAAGAATGCAATAAGAAAATGGGTTGAAACTATATGATGAAGGTATCTAGGGTGTCGAGAATCCcttaaattcttgtatgatcaaactcTTATTAGTATCTATGAAATGTCGGATTCTTTACGTGattaaatatgatcttgttaCTTTTAGACTCCCGCTCTATTGGTTAACTATTGGATTTAGACTCTATTAATTTGATTCTCACACGATAGTTTTATTGAACAAAtttataagaatttaactaaaatttgcCCTAAAGCAAAGTTGATCCTAATTTTACAcactagttctattgactagtccaacaaagcatatttaatttagggttattggcGCAATTCAATCAGTTTAATCCTAATTTGATAGACAcattcaataatcaaatcatacttgaattatatGTTCAAACCCCAAATCTAGAAAATGAAAACTAGTCACTGATCAAGCTAATAAACATAAAATCACATTAAATATGATgcattgataataaaaagggCAAAGTAGAATAGCTTACTAATTGGAGTATAAACAACCATAATTACGTCGCATTAAGTAGAAAGTAgcaatgaaaaacaataaaactccGTTTGATAACCAAGGATTTCTAATCCAAGAGGAACAACATGAAAATttaagcataaaacttaaaatttatgaaaaacttACAACTTCTATCTTTCTAACTCTCCTAATAATTATATCTACAACAAATTATCAAAGTAACTACTCTTTTttc belongs to Amaranthus tricolor cultivar Red isolate AtriRed21 chromosome 17, ASM2621246v1, whole genome shotgun sequence and includes:
- the LOC130804326 gene encoding protein NOI4-like — encoded protein: MSQGMNAKRRPLPKFGEWDVNNPASAEGFTVIFNKARDQKKTNGIALGGMGAQQRFNNNNLNQVNYHKQDQEHNHKYKKSNNQQRGTRKWLCCFYAT